A genome region from Haliotis asinina isolate JCU_RB_2024 chromosome 11, JCU_Hal_asi_v2, whole genome shotgun sequence includes the following:
- the LOC137255281 gene encoding ankyrin repeat, PH and SEC7 domain containing protein secG-like — protein sequence MPFTDEKKLPQRPPQNKVDKQVTFVNSPLHDACRKGNRDLVIRLVSQGLVDINSRDVNHGKTPLMVAAQEGHCRIFDFLVRKGANKSQVDNDGNNILHWACKGGHVGMVKCLLPHYGVAIKKRFMSLLFHAAWHGFRDVCEFLVCMGASVSQVDVAGYNVLHWACKGGNLDVVKYLLSLCSVDINSRGNRGMTPMMAAALRGHTSILKFLGSMGANRTLVADNGDSVLLLACKGKRMVMVKYLIGQCGLEINSKGEGGMTPLMAAASIGDRHMFHYIWRNGANTSLVDDTGDNILHLASLKGHLVIVKLIVRNHLVNIKARNKDGETASMMAKHHSKSHVYSFLVSQGCPMT from the coding sequence ATGCCGTTCACAGATGAGAAGAAATTACCTCAGAGGCCTCCACAAAATAAAGTTGACAAGCAGGTAACATTTGTGAACAGCCCCCTTCACGATGCCTGCAGGAAGGGGAACAGGGATCTAGTGATACGACTTGTGTCTCAGGGACTGgttgacatcaacagtagagacGTGAATCACGGAAAAACACCACTCATGGTGGCAGCACAGGAGGGACATTGCAGAATATTTGACTTCCTGGTTAGAAAAGGGGCTAACAAGTCACAAGTGGATAATGATGGTAATAACATCCTTCACTGGGCCTGCAAGGGTGGACACGTGGGTATGGTGAAGTGCTTACTCCCACATTATGGTGTTGCCATTAAGAAAAGGTTTATGTCCCTACTTTTTCACGCTGCATGGCATGGATTCAGAGACGTTTGTGAGTTCCTTGTCTGTATGGGAGCTAGTGTGTCTCAAGTTGATGTTGCTGGATACAATGTATTGCACTGGGCCTGCAAAGGTGGGAATCTGGATGTGGTGAAGTATCTACTTTCGTTGTGCAGCGTTGATATTAATAGTAGGGGGAACAGAGGTATGACCCCTATGATGGCGGCTGCGCTGAGAGGGCACACTAGCATTCTTAAATTCCTCGGGAGTATGGGGGCCAATAGGACCCTCGTTGCTGATAATGGGGACAGCGTCCTCCTACTGGCCTGTAAAGGCAAACGCATGGTAATGGTGAAGTACCTAATTGGACAATGTGGTCTAGAGATTAACAGTAAGGGAGAGGGAGGTATGACCCCTTTGATGGCGGCTGCTTCTATAGGAGACAGACACATGTTTCACTACATCTGGAGAAATGGAGCTAATACGTCACTAGTTGATGATACGggagacaacatccttcaccTGGCCTCTTTGAAAGGACATTTGGTGATAGTGAAACTCATCGTCAGAAACCACTTGGTCAACATTAAAGCCAGGAACAAGGATGGGGAAACAGCATCCATGATGGCAAAGCATCACAGTAAATCTCATGTGTACAGCTTTCTTGTTTCGCAGGGCTGTCCAATGACTTAA